A window from Candidatus Manganitrophaceae bacterium encodes these proteins:
- a CDS encoding TVP38/TMEM64 family protein, producing the protein MKELEFMEASHQGKKGVLGKGIIIGLFVMGLAAFFYFNLGQYITLESLKKNKDALRNYTASHPLLTVLLYIAAYALQTALSLPGATLFTILGGFLFGSLLGTLYVNIAATTGATLAFLAARYLFRDTVETKLGKRLASFQKGFSENAFSYLLTLRLIPLFPFFLVNLASGLTRIRLAVYVAATSIGILPGSFVFSNAGKQLGNIESVKDIASVEVLGAFTLLGVLSFVPVIYQKLKKPAISRPVDPVK; encoded by the coding sequence ATGAAGGAACTGGAGTTTATGGAAGCAAGCCATCAAGGCAAAAAAGGGGTACTCGGGAAGGGAATCATCATCGGTTTATTTGTGATGGGCCTTGCCGCCTTCTTTTATTTCAATCTGGGGCAATATATAACCCTTGAATCCCTCAAGAAGAACAAAGATGCCCTTCGAAACTACACGGCCTCTCACCCTCTGCTGACGGTTCTCCTCTATATCGCCGCTTATGCCCTTCAAACCGCGCTGTCACTGCCGGGCGCGACCCTGTTTACGATATTGGGCGGTTTTCTTTTTGGTTCCCTGCTCGGAACCCTTTATGTGAACATTGCGGCGACAACAGGCGCAACACTTGCCTTTTTGGCGGCCCGTTATCTCTTTCGGGACACCGTTGAGACGAAACTGGGTAAAAGGCTTGCGTCATTCCAGAAGGGGTTTTCTGAAAATGCCTTTAGTTATCTCCTGACCCTGCGCCTGATTCCGCTCTTTCCCTTTTTTCTGGTTAATCTGGCATCCGGGTTGACCCGTATCCGTCTGGCCGTGTATGTGGCGGCCACCTCCATAGGTATCCTTCCGGGAAGCTTCGTATTCAGCAACGCGGGAAAACAACTCGGAAACATAGAGTCGGTAAAGGACATTGCTTCCGTCGAGGTCCTGGGTGCGTTTACCCTCTTGGGGGTGCTTTCCTTTGTTCCCGTTATTTACCAAAAGCTTAAGAAGCCTGCGATTTCCCGACCTGTGGACCCGGTGAAGTAA
- a CDS encoding thioredoxin family protein, with the protein MAFTLGIGDKARDFVLPATDGKTYRLSDFSEAKVLVLFFTCNHCPYVIGSDEVTRATAERFKDKNVAFIGINANSENTYASDDSEHMVERMNQHHFPWVYARDKSQEVALAYGGLRTPHFYVFDQDRKLVYTGRGVDNPRNAAEAGVNDLDRALEELLAGQAISTPVTNPIGCNIKWEDQDAHWMPPEACDLV; encoded by the coding sequence ATGGCATTCACCCTGGGAATTGGTGACAAGGCACGAGATTTTGTGTTACCCGCAACAGATGGGAAGACCTATCGCCTATCAGACTTTTCTGAGGCAAAAGTGCTTGTGCTTTTCTTTACCTGCAACCACTGTCCTTATGTCATTGGTTCTGACGAAGTGACCCGTGCGACGGCTGAACGCTTTAAGGACAAGAATGTTGCCTTCATCGGCATCAACGCCAACAGTGAAAACACTTATGCGTCCGATGATTCTGAACACATGGTGGAGAGGATGAATCAGCATCATTTCCCGTGGGTCTACGCCCGGGACAAATCTCAGGAAGTCGCTTTGGCCTACGGGGGACTGAGGACCCCGCATTTCTACGTGTTCGACCAGGATCGAAAGCTCGTTTACACGGGCCGTGGGGTGGATAATCCGAGAAACGCAGCCGAGGCAGGGGTCAATGACCTTGACCGGGCACTGGAGGAGCTTCTGGCGGGGCAGGCGATCAGTACGCCGGTGACAAATCCCATCGGCTGCAACATCAAGTGGGAAGATCAGGATGCGCATTGGATGCCACCGGAAGCGTGTGATCTTGTCTAA
- a CDS encoding pyridoxamine 5'-phosphate oxidase family protein, which yields MADKFDVLSDEHIVFIKKQHLFFVGTAGSEGFVNVSPKGMDSFRVINRAKVVWLNLTGSGNETAAHVLENRRMTVMFCSFDKQPLILRLFAQAKAIHPRDGDWEDLYSLFPEDVGARQIFELQLILVTTSCGYAVPYFELKEERPTLSQWAESRGKQGILDYWEKHNQRSLNDKETGIF from the coding sequence GTGGCAGATAAATTTGACGTGTTGAGCGATGAGCATATTGTGTTCATAAAAAAGCAACACCTGTTTTTTGTCGGGACGGCCGGGTCAGAAGGCTTCGTGAATGTCTCTCCCAAGGGAATGGATAGCTTTAGAGTCATCAATCGCGCCAAGGTGGTGTGGTTGAACTTAACCGGCAGTGGGAATGAGACGGCCGCCCATGTGCTTGAAAATCGCCGTATGACGGTCATGTTCTGCTCATTTGACAAGCAGCCCCTCATATTAAGATTGTTCGCCCAGGCCAAGGCCATCCATCCGAGGGACGGAGACTGGGAGGATCTTTATTCACTCTTTCCTGAGGATGTGGGTGCACGGCAGATTTTTGAGCTTCAACTGATCCTGGTGACGACCTCTTGCGGTTATGCCGTACCCTATTTTGAGCTAAAAGAGGAACGCCCTACATTATCCCAATGGGCTGAAAGTCGCGGGAAGCAGGGGATTTTGGACTATTGGGAAAAACATAATCAACGGAGCCTGAATGATAAGGAAACAGGAATTTTTTAG
- a CDS encoding PD-(D/E)XK nuclease family protein, with product MVTIWFDLASFFPTRTPMIYSPSRLESYRQCPQKFKYTYIDKIPSEIEGVEAFMGSRVHESLEKLYTHLRFCKLLSLEELLEDYRQIWELKWHDEIRIVRAEMVPDDYLALGEKCIIDYYQRYHPFDQSRTLGIEHPVKFSLDDAGQYMIQGFIDRLSQPKDGVIWIHDYKTKGFFPTQKELDEDRQLAFYQLAIKELWPETKKVELIWHYLIFDKEIRSRRSPEELEELRQETIALIQEIEGAALYPPRQSGLCNWCEFQKICPLFRHQYETESLPENEYMGEEGVRLAGRLITLQSEEASVKGEIAKVKEALGDYARRKGVEAVFTKDHKVRIKVYENIKFPGWKDPGRPALDKLIKASGKWEEVSSLDVFALSKAVQSGKWDLEILEKVKEHGNNDPTLWIKVFPKKWGR from the coding sequence ATGGTTACAATTTGGTTTGATCTCGCTTCATTTTTTCCGACGAGAACCCCGATGATCTACTCCCCATCACGATTGGAATCCTATCGCCAATGCCCCCAGAAGTTTAAATATACTTATATCGACAAAATTCCATCAGAGATAGAGGGGGTTGAAGCCTTCATGGGATCGAGGGTCCATGAGTCCCTGGAGAAACTCTATACGCACCTTCGATTTTGTAAATTACTCTCACTCGAAGAACTGCTTGAGGACTACCGCCAGATCTGGGAACTTAAATGGCATGATGAGATCCGGATCGTTCGTGCTGAGATGGTGCCCGATGACTATCTTGCGCTGGGAGAAAAGTGCATCATCGATTACTATCAGCGCTACCATCCCTTCGATCAGAGCCGGACGCTGGGGATAGAGCATCCCGTTAAATTTTCACTTGATGATGCGGGTCAATATATGATCCAGGGCTTTATCGATCGCCTGAGCCAACCTAAAGACGGTGTTATCTGGATACATGACTACAAGACCAAGGGATTCTTTCCCACACAGAAGGAACTGGATGAAGACCGACAACTTGCCTTCTACCAGTTGGCCATAAAAGAACTCTGGCCGGAGACGAAGAAAGTCGAACTGATATGGCACTACCTTATTTTTGATAAGGAGATTCGTTCCCGTCGAAGCCCGGAAGAGCTGGAAGAACTCCGTCAGGAGACCATCGCCCTGATTCAGGAAATTGAAGGTGCGGCGCTTTACCCCCCGCGTCAGAGCGGCCTTTGCAACTGGTGTGAATTTCAGAAGATTTGCCCGCTCTTCCGGCACCAATATGAAACAGAATCACTTCCTGAGAATGAATACATGGGGGAAGAAGGGGTCCGGCTGGCCGGTCGCCTGATCACATTGCAATCTGAAGAGGCCAGTGTCAAGGGAGAAATTGCAAAGGTCAAGGAGGCCTTGGGAGATTACGCCCGCAGAAAAGGGGTGGAGGCCGTTTTCACGAAGGACCATAAGGTTAGAATAAAGGTCTATGAAAACATCAAATTTCCCGGCTGGAAAGATCCCGGTCGACCTGCTCTGGATAAACTGATCAAAGCCTCTGGAAAATGGGAGGAAGTCTCATCGCTCGATGTTTTTGCCCTCTCCAAGGCAGTACAGAGTGGAAAGTGGGACCTGGAAATTTTAGAAAAGGTCAAGGAACATGGCAATAACGACCCGACCCTGTGGATCAAGGTATTCCCGAAAAAATGGGGCAGGTAA